A window of the Vespa crabro chromosome 8, iyVesCrab1.2, whole genome shotgun sequence genome harbors these coding sequences:
- the LOC124426122 gene encoding pecanex-like protein 1 isoform X2 has product MGSQTLEILRQGVWASLTGGWFYDPHLDVFSNTFHLYVWLFLLCLPFTIYLYFPPTLYVWLAYCSSIVVLFGTIKCINHALHCVYDTTECLEEPGQSISQQKSESEKRRVARNKHREQLQDQVEHGIELQVLNGKTDTPPVECSSRNSFIESNIQNADADSITSEYNREKPSSTIDLKVEIHRKNSSESSEEAQQLSKPMVTSINVHEAELVSAQYHEPRFRNIINEWRLKRQKCVVIAEEDRPGPRKLCRHASEDSRNRHSKQGSLGKTGSESQIKQTSSLELEHHGDDYAYWKSNQSVRRLNSNSIPMETHLINDHPQSLEIISKKEDADKNKISSHPQSLEVITKKPHQQLIHPQSLETIGATNKNVNITDDNNLPLHPQSLETINTKKVLPQNTLTRNQLQLLPYLSYGSEIVHPIAEQSDEQFANESSGGFSLGDSYSPLLTRKTTNDNTTTSNRDRSLSTSRFDDRFSRFNGDTVVDNDSANSRDALLEEPKSNIKRRYSNASQSSHEYSDGERHKDKRHDKTKNIEDPLNSGSVVGIDWLFESSDCPIEPWTSKNLHAKEPDSGSSSTTTLSIENEVKRKLLPQLEIDNKRHQGAIPKQSRPKPTQETTDDNISCIEQIRPKPKRTMEIRKEKDRRETKFEQTTGSNNELSTLLPSPAPPLLAALLNSGRDLSAQSSTVSDLRPNRNSETRNSRARQSRLKRSNRTHRGPRPTRDDNVVPLTALFGLISNGECHLATNHNDTSEGAVHYFRDDNGGWLAYTFDEKGSGLATATQIPSSNNEKLLNTLLRQQLNQNLHYDANWELTDSLSNSYSSLSLNSAGLTVIIDTPPVLSSPASNQTKTQNSLPSNLISSNAGSSSQCPVGNPECDQLRHTLISRSDSMAERNRRLHSLLGNFNLYSYSSDSNNRVPVLTLPAHQEADINSSLSWNRFIDGLDGSDTKPKQTRHYYKWKIGKLPHVKVRFDRLSLLALLDRNLTSLETIVSTLLAVIVAGLGLILLQQGFYRDIFAFMFCFVTAGCQYSLLKSVQPDAASPTHGFNRIIVFSRPVYYILCSGFILIFNESLRNFKSSEFRVYGLRVVDCDVILQIRNVLLIFLLCFPIVFSLGLFPQINTFLMYLCEHLDIHLFGGNAATSLVSSIYCLARSIITVIILYGFAYGALTEPKSSQHILFSIFAGLLVAISYHLSRSSSDPSVIWDIVKSNLWPPEMYIEEKEAKIIENTTHKDNLTTTYKEAKIRTSGRKKDVKIKVGEQMSDSELVDPLPEKLRATVNARLKNDLIVCAVIGILSFGIHCSTVFTALQPELNPVLWGIVSCLGFLLHYIVPQLRKQLPWLCLARPVLRSHEHAQFEVREPVKIMWFEKAYVCLCFLERNILYPIVFLGALTECSSKIVSKFGESIGALIIVICGLKSLRSAYSDPSTRYLVLVFAVLFFKIDFRDLSETFLVDYFVTGIAFAKIYELLLKIRFIVTYIAPWQITWGSAFHAFAQPFSVPHSAMLFLQAGISAMLSTPLNPLLGSAIFISSYVRPVKFWERDYKTRRVDHSNTRMSSHLDRNLGADDNNLNSIFYEQLTRSLQHSLYGDLALGRWGNVEQGDCFLLASDYLNCLVHIVQLGNGLVTFQLRGLEFRGTYCQQREVEAISEGIEDNDNCCCCEMGHFSNVLSVNAAFSQRWLAWEVASAKYVLESYSISDNSAVSMLQVYEFRKVLITYYVKSIVFYALKSPKLKTWLENQDIIDALKTTLDKNFADLDPVFNMNIDEDFDFRASGITRSSFCNVYLDWIQYCATKHDKSLEKTRDSNLVSLCLGLSLLGRRVLGAASHNTVSSVEFFLYGLHALFKGDFRITSPRDEWVLHDVELLRSVVAKGVRMALKLHQDHFMSSEQYIECCALYEAIDNHDKNLVISHEADPLWRNAVLSGAPSLLALRHVLDDGIDEYKVIMLNKRYLSFRVIKMNRECVRGLWAGQQQELVYLRNRNPERGSIQNAKQALRNIINSSCDQPIGYPIYVSPLTTSYAETNEQLCSIVGGPLSFGTIKSTVLKLWRRYSHCITYTHTHTHTHTYIYICVCRIVYYEYKYNQYLYFRVRRRCGQGCSSGGTGSQDDGGFGNDGVYSMTTYNIHSGYGQSGHNTSGSQSMESGCQIGGSTGRGSLGRANTSSLGGNRGSLASVGKPTSSTLASLAGLLSNSDIKTESKSETSFSNKLDKEEVFQRVRIMDPNQVYDAINLGRRIDVIWPDEKMRQQGGRSGWQHWVPERGMEGCVVHRWSPNHRDPNRRSHVDKVILLVKIDDKYVPIAEQGVRDLGAEV; this is encoded by the exons ATGGGTTCGCAAACGCTGGAAATTTTAAGACAAGGCGTCTGGGCGAGCCTGACAGGAGGCTGGTTTTACGATCCACATCTCGATGTTTTCTCAAATACCTTTCATCTCTATGTCTGGCTGTTTTTGCTTTGTCTTCCATTTACGATATATCTC TATTTTCCACCAACATTATATGTTTGGTTAGCTTATTGTTCGTCCATTGTTGTATTATTTGGTACAATAAAGTGCATAAATCATGCATTGCATTGTGTCTATGATACAACTGAATGTTTGGAAGAACCAGGTCAATCTATTAGTCAACAGAAATCTGAAAGCGAGAAAAGACGTGTGGCACGTAATAAACATAGAGAACAATTACAAGATCAAGTTGAGCATGGTATAGAACTCCAAGTTTTAAatg GTAAAACTGATACTCCACCTGTGGAATGTTCATCTCGTAACTCTTTTATTGAGTCCAATATACAAAATGCAGATGCTGATAGTATAACATCAGaatataatagagaaaaaccTAGTTCTACTATAGATTTAAAAGTTGaaatacatagaaaaaatagCTCAGAAAGTTCAGAAGAAGCACAACAATTAAGCAAACCCATGGTAACGAGTATTAATGTACATGAAGCAGAATTAGTTTCTGCTCAATACCATGAACCACGTTTtaggaatataataaatg aATGGCGATTAAAACGACAAAAATGTGTGGTGATAGCAGAAGAAGATCGACCAGGTCCACGTAAATTGTGTAGACATGCATCCGAAGATTCTAGAAATCGACACTCGAAACAGGGTAGCCTTGGGAAAACTGGATCTGAGAGCCAAATAAAACAAACTAGTTCCTTAGAATTAGAACATCATGGTGATGATTATGCTTATTGGAAATCGAATCAAAGTGTTCGAAGACTTAATTCAAACTCAATTCCTATGGAAActcatttaataaatgatcATCCACAAAGTCTTGaaattatatcaaagaaagaagatgcggacaaaaataaaatctcatCACATCCTCAATCATTAGag GTGATTACTAAAAAGCCACATCAGCAACTTATTCATCCACAAAGTCTTGAAACTATTGGTGCAACTaacaaaaatgtaaatattacagATGATAATAATCTACCTTTACATCCACAAAGTCTTGAAACAATTAATACTAAAAAG GTTTTACCTCAGAATACCTTAACAAGAAatcaattacaattattaccatATCTTAGCTATGGATCTGAAATAGTTCATCCAATAGCAGAACAAAGTGATGAACAATTTGCTAATGAAAGTTCTGGGGGTTTCAGTCTTGGAGATTCATATAGTCCATTATTAACTAGAAAAACAACGAATGACAACACTACTACTTCTAATCGTGACAGAAGTCTTAGTACTAGTAGATTTGATGATAGATTTTCAAg ATTTAATGGTGATACTGTAGTTGACAATGATTCTGCAAACTCTCGTGATGCACTTCTTGAAGAGCCAAAatctaatattaaaagaagataCAGTAATGCAAGTCAAAGCAGTCATGAATATTCTGATGGAGAGAGACATAAAGATAAACGAcatgataaaacgaaaaatatagaaGATCCTCTAAACTCAGGCAGTGTTGTTGGAATAGATTGGTTATTTGAAAGTAGTGATTGCCCAATTGAACCATGGACAAGTAAAA atctCCATGCAAAAGAACCAGATTCAGGTTCATCTAGTACAACAACTTTAAGCATAGAAAATGAAGTAAAACGAAAATTACTTCCACAATtggaaatagataataaacgTCATCAAGGTGCCATTCCAAAGCAAAGCCGTCCGAAACCTACGCAAGAAACAACAGATGACAACATTTCTTGCATTGAACAAATCAGACCAAAACCGAAACGAACAATGGAAATtcgcaaagaaaaagatagaagagaaacaaaatttgAGCAAACGACTGGTTCAAATAATGAGTTGAGCACGCTATTACCTAGTCCTGCACCTCCATTATTGGCTGCATTATTAAATTCTGGCAGAGATTTGTCTGCTCAGTCCAGTACTGTATCTGATCTCAGACCTAATCGTAACTCTGAAACTAGAAATTCTCGAGCAAGGCAGAGTCGCTTAAAACGTTCGAATAGAACTCATAGAGGGCCAAGGCCTACTAGAGATGATAATGTTGTACCATTGACTGCTCTGTTTGGTTTAATATCTAATGGAGAATGTCATTTAGCAACTAATCATAATGACACGTCTGAAGGGGCTGTGCATTATTTTCGAGATGATAATGGAGGATGGTTGGCATATACTTTTGATGAAAAAGGTTCTGGTCTTGCTACAGCAACACAAATTCCTtcaagtaataatgaaaaattattgaatactTTATTGCGTCAACAACTTAATCAAAATTTACATTATGATGCAAATTGGGAATTAACAGATTCATTAAGTAATAGTTATAGCAGTTTATCTTTAAATTCTGCTGGTTTAACAGTTATCATAGATACACCGCCCGTTTTATCAAGTCCAGCGAGCAATCAGACCAAAACACAAAATTCATTGCcatcaaatttaatttcttcaaaTGCTGGAAGCTCAAGCCAATGTCCAGTGGGAAATCCAGAATGTGATCAGCTTCGTCATACTCTTATTTCGCGTTCCGACTCAATGGCAGAAAGAAATCGCAGATTGCATAGTTTATTaggaaattttaatttatattcttactCATCAGATTCCAATAATCGCGTGCCCGTATTAACATTGCCTGCACATCAAGAAGCTGACATAAACTCAagtttatcttggaatcgttTTATAGATGGTTTAGATGGATCTGATACAAAACCTAAACAAACAAGgcattattataaatggaaAATAGGAAAATTACCACATGTCAAAGTGCGATTTGATAGATTATCATTGTTAGCTCTACTCGATCGTAATTTAACTTCTCTAGAAACAATTGTTTCTACATTATTAGCTGTTATTGTTGCAGGTTTAGGTTTAATTTTGCTTCAGCAAGGATTTTATCGAGATATCTTTGCTTTTATGTTCTGTTTTGTAACTGCTGGTTgtcaatattctttattaaaatcagTTCAACCAGATGCTGCGTCCCCGACACATGGTTTTAATCGTATTATAGTGTTTTCTAGAccagtatattatatattatgttcaggatttattttaatctttaatgAATCGTTAAGGAATTTTAAAAGTTCAGAATTTCGTGTATATGGTTTACGTGTTGTTGATTGTGAcgttatattacaaataagaaatgttttactaatttttcttctttgtttcccAATTGTATTCTCATTAGGTTTGTTTCCACAGATAAACACTTTCCTAATGTATCTCTGTGAACATTTAGATATCCACTTATTTGGTGGAAATGCTGCTACCAGTCTGGTGTCTTCTATATACTGTCTTGCTCGTAGTATAATcactgttattatattatatggatTTGCATATGGTGCTCTTACTGAACCTAAATCTTCACaacacattttattttctatctttgctGGATTACTTGTAGCTATATCTTATCATCTAAGTAGGTCATCTTCAGATCCTAGTGTTATTTGGGACATTGTAAAATCAAATCTTTGGCCTCCAGAAATGTAcattgaagagaaagaagcaaagattatagaaaatacaactcataaagataatttaacTACAACATATAAAGAAGCTAAAATTAGAACATCtggtagaaaaaaagatgtaaaaataaaagttggaGAACAAATGTCTGATTCAGAATTAGTCGACCCTCTTCCAGAGAAATTACGTGCAACTGTTAATGCCAGACTGAAAAATGATCTAATTGTCTGTGCTGTGATTGGAATTTTATCCTTTGGAATTCATTGCTCTACAGTATTCACTGCTTTACAACCAGAATTAAATCCTGTATTATGGGGTATCGTCAGTTGCTTAGGATTTCTTCTACATTATATAGTACCACAGCTTAGAAAACAATTACCATGGTTGTGTCTTGCAAGACCTGTGTTACGTAGTCATGAACATGCACAATTTGAAGTACGCGAGCCAGTCAAAATTATGTGGTTTGAGAAAGCTTATGTTTGTTTATGTTTTCTTGAGAGAAACATTCTTTATCCTATTGTATTTTTAGGTGCACTTACTGAATGTTCATCAAAGATAGTATCCAAATTTGGAGAAAGTATTGGAGCattgattatcgttatatgcGGATTAAAATCTTTACGTTCGGCATATTCTGATCCATCAACTCGTTATTTAGTTCTCGTTTTcgctgttcttttttttaaaatagattttcGTGATTTAAGTGAAACATTTTTAGTAGATTATTTTGTAACAGGTATAGCATTTgcaaaaatttatgaattgttattaaaaataagatttattgTAACATATATCGCGCCATGGCAAATTACTTGGGGTAGTGCTTTTCATGCCTTTGCCCAACCATTCTCCGTTCCACATTCTGCAATGCTTTTCCTTCAAGCAGGTATATCTGCTATGTTAAGTACGCCATTAAATCCACTTTTAGGAAGtgcaatttttatatcatcgtATGTACGTCCAGTTAAATTTTGGGAACGTGACTATAAAACAAGAAGAGTTGATCATTCAAATACACGAATGTCTTCACATTTAGATCGTAATTTAGGTgcagatgataataatttaaattctatattttatgaaCAATTGACACGGTCTCTTCAGCATAGTCTTTATGGTGATCTTGCTCTTGGTCGTTGGGGTAATGTAGAGCAAGgagattgttttcttttagcATCTGATTATCTAAATTGTTTAGTACATATAGTGCAGTTAGGAAACGGTTTAGTTACTTTTCAATTAAGGGGTCTTGAGTTCAGAGGAACATACTGTCAACAAAGAGAG gTTGAAGCAATATCTGAAGGTAtcgaagataatgataattgttgttgttgtgaaatgggacatttttcaaatgtaCTTAGTGTCAATGCAGCTTTTAGTCAGAGATGGCTTGCTTGGGAAGTTGCAAGTGCCAAGTATGTACTTGAAAGTTACTCGATTTCGGATAATTCAGCTGTGTCAATGCTGCAAGTCTATGAATTTCGTAAAgtattaattacttattatgTCAAAAGTATTGTTTTCTATGCTCTTAAGTCTCCAAAATTAAAAACTTGGTTGGAGAATCAAGATATTATTGATGCACTTAAAACAACATTGGATAAAAATTTCGCGGATCTTGATCCTgtttttaatatgaatattgacGAAGACTTCGACTTTCGAGCAAGTGGTATTACAAGAAGTAGCTTTTGTAATGTTTACCTTGATTGGATACAATATTGTGCAACTAAGCATGATAAG tCATTAGAAAAAACACGTGATTCAAATCTGGTATCACTTTGTCTGGGCTTAAGTCTTTTGGGAAGACGCGTTTTAGGAGCAGCTTCTCACAACACTGTGTCAAGTGtcgaattctttttatatggtCTACATGCACTGTTTAAag gaGATTTTCGAATAACATCACCACGAGACGAATGGGTACTTCATGATGTTGAATTACTAAGAAGTGTTGTTGCTAAAGGTGTAAGAATGGCCTTAAAATTGCATCAAGATCATTTTATGAGTTCAGAACAATACATAGAATGCTGTGCTCTTTATGAAGCCATTGACAATCATGATAAAAATCTTGTGATTAGTCACGAAGCTGATCCTTTATGGAGAAATGCTGTTTTAAGTGGAGCACCCAGTCTTTTGGCACTTAg GCATGTACTTGACGATGGCATTGAtgaatataaagtaataatgcTTAATAAACGTTACTTAAGCTTTCgagtaattaaaatgaatcgtGAATGTGTTCGTGGTCTTTGGGCTGGCCAACAACAAGAATTagtatatttaagaaatcgaAATCCTGAACGCGGTTCTATACAGAATGCGAAGCAGgcattaagaaatataattaatagttcTTGTGATCAACCAATTGGATATCCAATTTATGTTTCACCATTAACTACCAGTTATGCAGAAACTAATGAACAGTTATGTTCCATAGTTGGAGGTCCTTTAAGTTTTGGTACCATTAAATCGACTGTGTTAAAATTGTGGCGGAGGTATAGCCACTgtattacatacacacacacacacactcacacacacacatatatatatatatgtgtgtgtagaattgtatattatgaatataaatataatcaatatttatatttcagaGTAAGAAGAAGATGTGGTCAAGGGTGTTCATCGGGTGGAACGGGATCGCAAGATGATGGGGGTTTTGGAAATGATGGAGTATACTCTATGACCACATACAATATCCACTCTG GATATGGACAATCAGGTCATAATACATCGGGATCACAATCAATGGAATCTGGATGTCAAATTGGTGGTTCAACGGGACGTGGTTCTTTAGGTCGAGCAAACACAAGTTCTCTTGGTGGTAACAGAGGTTCACTTGCTTCTGTTGGAAAACCCACTAGTTCAACACTTGCCAGTTTGGCTGGACTTCTTAGTAATAGTGACATCAAAACTGAAAGTAAAAGTGAAACAAGTTTTTCTAATAAACTTGACAAAGAGGAAGTGTTTCAGAGAGTTCGT ATTATGGACCCGAATCAAGTATATGATGCAATTAATCTTGGTCGTCGAATAGATGTAATTTGGCCAGACGAAAAAATGAGACAACAAGGTGGTCGATCGGGTTGGCAACATTGGGTACCAGAAAGAGGAATGGAAGGATGTGTTGTCCATCGTTGGTCTCCAAATCATCGCGATCCTAATCGTCGATCACATGTTGATAAAGTTATATTGCTTGTTAAAATCGATGACAAATATGTTCCAATAGCAGAACAAGGAGTACGAGATCTGGGTGCAGAAGTTTag